The proteins below come from a single Corynebacterium cystitidis genomic window:
- the cmk gene encoding (d)CMP kinase: MNLSNMPHGGLILAVDGPSGTGKSSTCRALAKQLDAKYVDTGAMYRVATLAVLRAGVDPDDTAAVIATTANLPLTVSDDPDSTEVLLSGDDVSGEIRGPEVTRAVSAVSAIPEVRKNLVELQRKLARDAHRAIVEGRDIGTVVLDTAPAKVFLTASADVRARRRYDQDIAAGRGADYDTVLADVQRRDELDSSRATSPLRPADDAEVIDTSDLTPDEVVAALISVIEKSAK; this comes from the coding sequence GTGAACCTGTCAAATATGCCTCACGGCGGCCTGATCCTCGCAGTCGATGGCCCGTCTGGCACCGGCAAGTCGTCGACCTGCCGCGCATTGGCCAAACAGTTGGACGCGAAGTATGTGGACACAGGTGCGATGTACCGCGTGGCTACATTGGCTGTGCTGCGCGCGGGGGTGGACCCCGACGATACAGCAGCTGTGATTGCTACTACGGCAAATTTGCCTTTGACGGTGTCTGATGACCCTGATTCCACTGAGGTCTTGCTGAGCGGCGACGATGTCTCTGGGGAGATCCGCGGGCCTGAGGTTACGCGTGCGGTTTCTGCTGTCTCAGCGATCCCGGAGGTGCGGAAGAATTTGGTGGAGTTACAACGCAAGCTGGCCCGCGATGCGCACCGCGCCATCGTCGAAGGCCGCGACATCGGGACTGTTGTGCTCGATACAGCACCGGCGAAGGTGTTTCTCACTGCTAGTGCTGACGTGCGGGCCCGCCGCCGTTATGACCAAGATATCGCTGCTGGACGTGGGGCTGACTATGACACGGTGCTTGCCGATGTCCAGCGCCGTGATGAGCTTGATTCGTCGCGCGCAACGTCGCCCCTGCGGCCTGCCGATGATGCCGAGGTGATTGATACGTCTGATCTGACCCCTGACGAGGTTGTGGCAGCGTTGATCTCCGTAATTGAAAAGAGCGCGAAGTGA
- the scpB gene encoding SMC-Scp complex subunit ScpB has protein sequence MNLPMVSQLRSQLESILLVIDTPAAAETLAAALGAEVADVRDQLRLLSDELDSRGSGIDLRETEEGWRLYTRQDNAEAVEKFLLDGTQTRLSRAAMETLAVVAYRQPVTRAQVAGVRGVNVDGVMRTLSLRGLVREVEPDEATGAHRYVTTELFLELLGIDSLDRLPDLAPLLPEVDSIEDAW, from the coding sequence ATGAACCTGCCCATGGTTAGCCAGTTGCGTTCGCAGCTTGAGTCGATTCTGTTAGTTATCGATACTCCCGCCGCGGCAGAAACACTTGCAGCGGCGCTTGGCGCCGAGGTTGCAGACGTTCGTGATCAGCTGCGTTTGCTTTCCGACGAGTTAGACTCCCGCGGCAGTGGCATAGATTTGCGCGAGACTGAAGAAGGCTGGCGGTTGTATACGCGACAAGACAACGCGGAGGCCGTCGAAAAGTTTTTGCTCGACGGCACCCAAACCCGACTGTCGCGCGCAGCGATGGAAACGCTCGCGGTGGTGGCTTACCGACAGCCGGTCACCCGCGCCCAGGTGGCGGGCGTGCGTGGGGTCAATGTCGACGGTGTGATGCGGACGCTTTCGCTTCGCGGACTCGTCCGTGAGGTAGAGCCGGATGAGGCTACTGGCGCACACCGCTACGTTACAACGGAACTGTTCCTTGAGCTGCTTGGTATTGACTCTCTGGACAGATTGCCGGATCTTGCGCCGTTGCTTCCAGAAGTCGATTCAATCGAAGATGCCTGGTAG
- a CDS encoding sulfurtransferase, which translates to MELLITPDQLRFLRERAAVVVFHASMGPNPPTQVMCGAYVADLEGDFSDASDPLPHTVPHQIQEVFASYGVSEDTPVVVYDSDGATAARIWWLARVAGVRDVALLDGGLNAWVSAGGELCAPQDKPATPGSFLSSPTWSLLVDADEVERTDRTVVDARSHDRFTGVVEEPRPGLRCGHIPGSRNVPYTEVYNPDGTFKTPEELAKLFPDDHLVFSCGSGVTACVDAFAATLAGRKDLVVYEGSWSQWGRPDSGREIATKATR; encoded by the coding sequence ATGGAGTTACTCATTACACCAGACCAGCTGCGCTTCTTGCGTGAAAGGGCCGCGGTGGTGGTTTTCCACGCTTCCATGGGCCCCAATCCGCCGACGCAGGTGATGTGCGGGGCGTATGTCGCAGATCTGGAAGGCGATTTCTCCGATGCCTCGGACCCTCTCCCGCACACGGTGCCTCACCAGATTCAGGAGGTGTTTGCCTCCTACGGAGTTTCGGAAGACACACCCGTAGTCGTCTACGATTCTGACGGTGCAACGGCTGCCCGCATTTGGTGGCTTGCTCGGGTTGCCGGGGTGCGCGATGTCGCACTTCTCGACGGTGGCCTTAACGCCTGGGTATCTGCCGGGGGAGAGCTGTGTGCGCCACAAGACAAACCGGCCACGCCGGGATCGTTCTTATCGAGCCCCACGTGGAGCCTGCTGGTGGACGCTGATGAGGTAGAGCGGACCGACCGTACTGTGGTGGATGCCCGCTCGCACGACCGTTTCACCGGCGTGGTGGAGGAACCCCGCCCAGGGCTACGCTGCGGCCATATTCCCGGGTCGCGCAACGTGCCCTACACAGAGGTGTACAACCCAGACGGCACGTTCAAAACGCCAGAGGAGCTGGCGAAACTTTTTCCGGATGACCATCTCGTGTTTTCCTGTGGCTCAGGGGTGACTGCGTGCGTCGACGCTTTCGCCGCTACCCTTGCCGGAAGGAAAGATCTCGTAGTGTACGAAGGCTCCTGGTCGCAGTGGGGGAGGCCCGATTCCGGCCGCGAAATAGCGACAAAAGCGACGAGGTAG
- the der gene encoding ribosome biogenesis GTPase Der has translation MTEKNTGQTEHDGTTNFVYAFGGGEELDADQAYTDEIVENPGGGWADEGFDEDDFDFEEMTEEDWEALDERLGILDPHLVEEALPTVAVVGRPNVGKSTMVNRFLGRREAVVEDHPGVTRDRVSYLAEWNGQRYWVQDTGGWDPDAKGIHAAIARQSEAAMATADVIVMVVDSHVGITESDSAMAHNLQRSDVPVILVANKFESDNQWADVAELYGLGLGDPWPVSALHGRGNADVLDEIVRHFPAEPRQASSITEGPRRVALVGKPNVGKSSLLNKLSNSDRSVVDNVAGTTVDPVDEMITLDQRTWQFIDTAGLRRKVKAAQGHEYYASLRTQNTIEAAEVCIVLIDSSQEITEQDQRIISMVIDAGKALVIAFNKWDLMDEDRRYFFDREIDLQIDRLPWVSKINISAQSGRALHKLEPAMIEAVENWDKRISTGQLNNWLREAIAANPPPMNNNRLPRVLFATMASTRPPTIVLFTTGFLDAGYRRYLERKFREQFGYHGTPVRIAVRVRERRRK, from the coding sequence GTGACCGAGAAAAACACGGGCCAGACCGAGCATGATGGCACGACAAACTTTGTCTATGCCTTCGGTGGTGGCGAGGAACTTGACGCAGATCAAGCCTACACCGATGAGATCGTGGAAAACCCCGGCGGTGGATGGGCCGATGAGGGCTTTGACGAAGACGATTTCGACTTCGAGGAGATGACAGAGGAAGACTGGGAGGCTCTCGACGAGCGTCTTGGCATCCTCGATCCACACCTCGTTGAAGAAGCGCTGCCAACGGTGGCTGTTGTAGGCAGGCCCAACGTTGGTAAATCCACCATGGTCAACCGCTTTTTGGGGCGCCGGGAAGCCGTTGTGGAAGACCACCCCGGTGTCACACGTGACCGCGTGAGCTATCTCGCTGAATGGAATGGGCAACGATACTGGGTGCAGGACACCGGCGGCTGGGACCCAGACGCGAAGGGGATCCACGCTGCTATCGCACGCCAGTCTGAGGCCGCGATGGCTACGGCTGACGTGATCGTGATGGTGGTGGACTCGCACGTGGGCATCACCGAATCGGACTCGGCGATGGCACACAACCTGCAGCGTTCTGACGTGCCCGTGATTTTGGTGGCCAATAAGTTTGAGTCTGATAACCAGTGGGCCGACGTCGCAGAATTGTACGGCCTCGGCCTGGGCGACCCATGGCCGGTATCGGCTTTGCACGGACGGGGCAATGCTGACGTGCTCGATGAAATTGTTCGCCATTTCCCTGCGGAACCACGCCAAGCGTCCTCGATTACGGAAGGCCCACGGCGCGTAGCACTCGTCGGCAAGCCCAACGTGGGTAAATCAAGCCTGCTGAACAAACTATCTAACTCAGACCGATCCGTGGTAGATAACGTTGCGGGCACTACGGTGGACCCGGTCGATGAAATGATTACGCTCGACCAGCGCACCTGGCAGTTCATTGACACCGCAGGCCTGCGCCGTAAGGTGAAGGCGGCCCAAGGGCACGAGTACTACGCCTCGCTGCGCACCCAGAACACCATTGAAGCGGCTGAAGTGTGTATCGTCCTCATCGACTCATCCCAGGAAATCACCGAGCAGGACCAGCGCATCATATCCATGGTCATTGATGCGGGTAAAGCGCTCGTGATTGCGTTTAATAAGTGGGACCTCATGGACGAGGACCGCCGCTACTTCTTCGACCGCGAGATTGATCTGCAGATTGACCGGTTACCGTGGGTTTCCAAGATCAATATTTCGGCACAATCGGGCAGGGCACTGCACAAGCTAGAACCTGCCATGATCGAGGCTGTCGAAAATTGGGATAAGCGCATCTCCACCGGCCAGCTGAACAATTGGTTGCGGGAAGCGATCGCAGCTAACCCTCCACCAATGAACAATAACCGCTTGCCGCGCGTCCTGTTCGCAACCATGGCGTCCACCCGCCCACCGACAATTGTCTTATTCACTACCGGTTTCCTGGACGCTGGTTACCGCCGTTATTTGGAACGGAAGTTCCGTGAGCAGTTCGGCTATCACGGTACACCGGTGCGCATCGCGGTGCGCGTGCGTGAACGCCGCAGGAAGTAG
- a CDS encoding pseudouridine synthase has protein sequence MTPPARREGTPDNDKQDDEFFLSNAKPARKQHVSRQQRAKNAQKKSDHPLADNWWDDDADKPQGIRLQKVLAQAGIASRRHAEVMIDKGRVEVNGETVRRQGMRVNPNVDIIRVDGVRVNVNEDHEYFVFNKPRGVHTTMIDEMDRPCVGDYVAEKTVSGQRLFHVGRLDADTEGLLLLTNDGELANRLTHPKFEVSKTYLATVLGEAKSSLVRELKKGIELDDGPAKVDYAQIVDVHNGQSLVRVELHEGRKHIVRRLLKAAGYPVQRLVRTKMHTVQLGEQKPGTLRSLNSSELTSLYKAVGM, from the coding sequence ATGACCCCTCCCGCTCGCCGAGAAGGCACACCGGACAACGACAAGCAAGACGACGAGTTTTTCTTGTCCAACGCGAAACCGGCGCGTAAACAGCACGTTAGCCGCCAACAGCGCGCGAAGAATGCACAAAAGAAATCAGACCATCCCTTGGCCGACAACTGGTGGGACGATGATGCCGACAAGCCACAAGGAATCCGCCTCCAGAAAGTTTTGGCCCAGGCAGGTATCGCTTCTCGTCGACACGCGGAAGTGATGATCGACAAGGGCCGTGTCGAAGTCAACGGCGAAACCGTGCGTAGACAAGGCATGCGCGTTAACCCCAACGTGGACATCATTCGCGTTGACGGTGTGCGCGTGAACGTTAATGAAGATCACGAATACTTCGTATTTAATAAGCCACGTGGCGTGCACACCACCATGATCGATGAGATGGACAGGCCGTGCGTGGGCGACTATGTTGCCGAGAAGACTGTCTCAGGGCAGCGACTTTTCCACGTCGGACGCCTCGATGCAGACACCGAGGGATTGTTGCTGCTTACTAACGACGGTGAGCTGGCCAACCGCCTGACCCACCCCAAGTTTGAGGTGTCAAAGACGTACTTGGCTACCGTGCTGGGCGAGGCGAAGAGCTCCTTGGTTCGCGAACTGAAGAAGGGTATAGAGCTTGACGACGGCCCGGCGAAAGTCGACTATGCACAGATCGTGGATGTGCACAACGGCCAGTCCCTGGTTCGGGTGGAACTACACGAAGGCCGCAAACACATTGTGCGCCGGCTGCTCAAAGCGGCTGGTTACCCGGTGCAGCGCCTAGTACGCACCAAGATGCATACCGTGCAGCTCGGTGAACAGAAACCGGGTACGCTGCGTTCTTTGAACTCTTCCGAACTGACATCTTTGTACAAGGCGGTGGGAATGTGA